The Lonchura striata isolate bLonStr1 chromosome 16, bLonStr1.mat, whole genome shotgun sequence genome contains the following window.
GCCGGTGCGGGGCAGTCGGTGCCGGTGCGGGGCGCGGCCCCTTTAAGGCCGCGGGTTCCCTGCGCCGCCCGGCGGAGTCGCCGCGCGCGGCGCTCGGGGAGCGGCGTCACGTGGGGCGCGGCGGCCTCGTGACCGGCCGCGAGCGCAGCACCGGGGCCGCCGCTCCGCGCGCGCCgtgggcggggccgccgccgtcCCTCCCCGCGGCCGctcgcgccgccgccgcccccgagCTCCGGCGcccccgggcggggcggggcggccggcgcgcgccgggcccggcgccgcTTCCTGGTCGGCCCCGCGGgacgaggcagcgccggcccaGCATGGACAGCAAGCCGCTGCTGCAGGAGCGGCCCCCCGCCTAcagccccgccgcgcccggcgCGCCGGGCTACGACTACGGGCACGGCAACTACGGCGCCATCCCCGCCCCGCAGCCCGGCTTCCAGCCGCCCCCGCCGTACTCCTAcccgggcgccgccgccgccccagGTGGGTCACGGGCGGCGCCGGCTCTGGGGGGGCTGCGGGTGGGGGGTCCCCGGTGTGCGGGGCGCCCCGCCGCCCCTTCGCTggggcgggcggcggctgcGGAGAGCCCGGCCCGCTCCCGGGACCGGCGGGgtgccccggggccgcgggagccgggccggggccggcggcagGAGCGCGGAACTCCCGGGCCGCTCCGCCTGCGGCTCCCCCGGCGCTCGGAGGCGCCGCGGCTGTCGCGGCTCCCCCGCAGGACGGCGGCGGGGCGACCCAGGTGTTGACGCCGTCCGCTTTGCCCTCCTTCCCTCGGGCCCCTGCGGGTTCGTGTTCCGCTCTCCCCAAATCCCGCTGGCGTTGCCGCCGTTCCTCGCACGTGCGGGGGTTTCTGCCTCGGAATAATGGCAGAGCCGCAGCTGTGCTTGGCACTGAAACACACCCGAAACTTGTTCTTTGCCTGCACTTCGCTGTACTCTGgttaatgtttgttttttctgatgCACTTCAGTAGTCTGAGAGAGACTTAGGCAGGTGAGGAGAAGCAATACTTTCATTAACAATTAACACTAACATCTGCCGAAGAAAGAAGTAGCCTCTCAGGAGAGAGGAATGCTTCAAATATTACAGAAGTTACATAGCAAACACAGACCCCTGTCTTTCAGTTGAACCTTGAGGCTATAGATTGATTTTCCTGTTGATAACTTGAAGCTTGTTTTCCTGCAGTACAGGTATTAGTGGCTATTTTCAGTTTGAATAGTGAGGTTGCCAGACTTCACAGATAGATAACTTGATTGAAGAAAGTCTGAGAACTTGGGAAATAAGCTCAAAATGGATTATAACTGGGATAATTGTGCCTTTATTACACTGCATGCATCTAACCATCTgtttcaaaagctttttttaaaatacaatttaaaatttttgatGTTCTGTCTTCTATCTACACCCTTAAAATAACTCATTCTTTTGCTAACAACATGAACTTTCTGaaagttgggattttttcctatGTTCTCTTTCTGCTTGCATCCTATCACTCCTACCTTGCTTTCCAGTTGGAAAATTAGTGTATGGAATTAAAGCTTGAGACTAAAGGAAGATTTATTCTGTTTTAAGTTGTTTGTCTGCTGGAGTGGAACATTCTTGATATATAGCATCCAGAAGTGAAAGCTGTGGTCATTGTTCAAACAGTTTTTCCCGAGTGCTCAGCGGCATTGAAACAAAATCTTGAAGTTAATTATTAGCTCAGTGTCCTTTTGGGATGGTTAAATTGATACTTGGGTTTAAGAAGAGGCTTTGCTATTTTATGTGCCAGGTGTTCCAGTTCTGATTTTGATGGAGTTTAAAGTGCATAATAAAGACTACATTCCTGTTTATTATTTTCCACGTTTTGTTGTCATACTTGCAAATTATCATTGTTCTGTGTGCCGTATGTGTGGtgattgaggttttttttcttattttagggTATGCTGTTCCTCCACCGACATCACAGCCAAACTATTCGAGCACGTACACCATCATTCAACAGcctgccaccaccaccacttcTGTAGTAGTAGTTGGTGGCTGTCCTGCCTGCAGGTAAAATGGCACTTGAGGAATTAAACtcagttttgggttttgttattTAAGATAGAGGCATCCATACAGTTCCTCGGTTTTCAGTAGcttttatttgtgtgtgtgtgttacaATTAACTGAAAAGGCACTAAGATCTAGAAGAGGAATGCTTTGGTTTGTGTAGTGTGAGCTTGTCCTGGTGGGCTCGTGACATGAGCTATAAATAATGAGGACACTTCAAACATGAATTTGTTCTTCAAGATGGAGTAAGATCTGTAAGTGATACTTTTAATGAAATGGCACTTCAGTAACAGATGTAACAGATCAGTTCTTGGGGAAAAGCATGACAGGAAGTCCTTTCTGATGTGTTTCTGCCTGGTGATGGTGAGTAGCTTGATATTATTGTGAAACTCTGTAATCTTTGCCCATAGTCACTTCTGGTTTTCTGGCAGTACTGTGGAAGAACTTCTGCTGTTGTGGTGtgtgttcccattcccagttcaatCTGTGCAAAACCGGTGAAAACATTGGTGGCTTAAAGCTTTAAAATATCTCTATAAATCCTTTAACTGCAGTAGAACAGAGAAATTGATAACCAGACCAAAAATGTCAGTCTGCTGCAGTggttaaaaccagaaaaagtgGTCAGCTGTTACATGGAGTTGCAACAAGAGGACAACTTCCCCCTTGGAGATCACAGCCATAAACAAGGAAGGAGGCACTCAGTTTTTGCACTAGTGCTGTAAGTCAGCTGCAGTCCCTTTCACTTCTCAGTCCTCTTCCTGGGATTTTGGCcatggctgggagcagagggattgctgctgctgcagttcagGCACTGCTCTGCCTGGCCAGCTGTGACTCAAATGCAGGCACATTCCCCTCTGTTAAAGTGTACAGGAGATACCCTGGGGGTGTCTTGCAAGGAAGCATTTGATACTCTGCACTGTGAGCCCTTCCTTGCCTTTCAGCACATGTAGGAAACCTGCCCGAGTAGCTGAAGTGATCCAGTGGGGTGTGTGATGAATGAGACAGGGGATGTCATATGGCAGAGGCTGTAGCCCAAGTGGAAAAGTTGGTGTTTGTCTGAGTCAATACCTGCCTTCAGAGGTGGATTCAAATAAGAAGTATTCTGTGGTGTTATGTAAAAACAGGTGCCTGTTGAAATGGCACTAGTTAAGGCTGAAAAACCTGTACCAGCTAGAGCTATTGATCTAGAAGGTGTGTGTTTTAAACAGTGGGGGAAAGCAAGTGCTGAGCTGTTCAGAGGATGTGGTAGATCCTGCCACCTAAGTGATTACATCAACATGCTGATGCTACATGCTGATGCTCAGCCAGAAGACAGGGCAGAGCATGGCTTGGAGAGAGACAGGCAGTGTATTTATACACACAGGTTTTCTGACCTTGACCCCAGGACAGCTCAGAGCGTTTCACTGGGGAAGTGCTCTTGGAAATAGCTTAAAATGGGTAGGCTCTTGTTGCTATTACTTTTTCTGGAAGttcatagaatatgctgagttgggagggacccaAATCaggatcatctagtccaacttcTGGCCCTGTACAGGACACTCCAAGAATCCCActgtgtgcctgagagcattgtccaaacacttgcTGAGCTCAGACAGGCTTGAGGCTTCTGGAATGGTCAAGGAAAGTTTTTTGAAACAATCATTTGCACATATAATATATAACTTTGGCCAAATTTTTGAAAATGAGCAGTCAGTTGTTAGTTAAGTGATCTCACTTTCTTAAGTCATCACCTATGCTCAGCTGGAAGTACCCATTGTGGACTCTTTCCTAAAGCAAAATACTCCACAAAATCCTAGTTTACTTTTGGATCCTCAGTTTCTGTTTTAACAGAGGAGAACTCTAAAATATTCTGGATCAGGGAATCCCAAGGAAGAGTAACTGTATCTAGTAATGGTGTGTCAGTCTCCTTTGCCCTATTACAATGTTAGTTCCTAATTGTCCTAATTGTGAGAAAAACTCAATCCTCTTTGACTTCTCAAGACCTTAAACACAGCTCTAGTTTACTTTCATGTCCTGGAAACCTATTTTATGATGAATGTATTGTGCAGCTACACTCTGAATACTGCCCTGAACAGAAAAGATGTTGAAGGGgcatagaaaaatattaaaagctaTTAATGGTACATAAAAAAACTTTGTTATTAAACTACCAGGTCAGTTGTCCTGTTACTTTCCTAATTTGATGGTGCATGATTGTTAGAGAAGTCCATTTGCTTTAGATCACCAGGGAAAAGCCTTGTGTGTGGCTGTGGGATGATGTAACTGATGCAGGAACCTAAAGGCCATCAAGAAGATTTCTGCCATCAGAAATACAAAGCAGTCTGTTGCCCTATGGCATGCATTCATTTTGCTGATTGAAATCACAACCATTTCCAGACTAAAATATATGGTCTTGAGGAGAAATATACAGTATTGGTCTGTTATATGAATTGGTGTCTATTTTACTTGCAGTCATGAGTGATCTTGGAGTTAATAAGCTGGCTCGAGTACAGTCCGTCTTTAGGTTTCTTTTAATGgttttttgtaataaaaactACAAAGTATCTCCAGCAGTAGCCTCTCTGAAGTTGGTAATGTGCCCGTGGTGCCTGGTAATTGCATTCCTGCCCTTCTCCCTCTGAAGCACTGCTGCCATCTGAGGGATGTCTCTCCTGTCTCTTGCTTAGGGCTATTCCTCACACTGAGCTCATTCATCACTGGGCAGTGTTGCTTTCTAGTTACAGACTTCAGTTTTAATGTGTTCCATCCTTCCTTGCACTCGCAGAATGTCTTTGGTAGTTGTAGTCCTGTTTTCTCAGCATGGGTTCTTCTCCCAGCCCTGATGTACAGAGAATTAAACTGAGTTGCACAACCTTGTCAGCTTTATGGCTTCTAGTTGACATTTAAGGTTCGGCCAAGTCCTGCTTTTAAACTATTTTATGTTTCTGAGTACATGTTGAGTTATTGCAGGCACTGACTTTAGATATCCTGCAGTGGAATTATCTTTTTAACTTGGAGAATGGAGCCTGGCTGCTTTACTTGTGGtcactttcattttctttttctctgtcttctgCTGTTGGTGATAACTTACTGCTCAGGAATGTTTGCTTTCCTGTTATTTACCAGAAGAAAGTTCcttttaaaaactgtaaaaatacTCTCTTGATCTGATGATTGCAAAAGCCAGTTCCTTCAGAATGTGGGGGAGAGCCTGTGATGGGCCctgttgggtttttattttcctgttcagCTGTATTTAGTTGCTTGAAagagccactgctgcagcttcaatTCTGACAGCTACAGTGCATCTGCTGGACCAGCATTGTAGTAGGTCTCAAATGATGCAAACACTGAAGCTTCTTCCTGAACTGGAAGATGAGACAAGTTtaattaaaactgtatttattcTGAGATGTCTTACAGCATTCTTCCTTCCACAGGTGTGTTTTTGGTTCGTTGTtatggtggggttttttttatttattgggtttttttttacttgacaAAGTTGTAACTTCTCAGATTTCAgctgaaattttgtttttttcaatttacACACATCTCCTGAGGAAATAGCCTCTAGAAAAATTGCACTTAGGTGATCAAGTCCTTCCAAATTTCAGCCTCCTGCTCTTCCATTCTTTTCAGTCACAAATGATGTCTGGGCTTTGATAAAAGGCAACTCAGGATACAGTCTTTCTATAGTTGTTCACTATTTAAACTTCATATATATATTCTTAGTATAATTCAATTATAGTAACTGATTAAATATGCAAGGAATCTAAAAAAAGGCAACAGCACAACACCTGTTTAGAGAGCAGGTCTGAGAGTGTGAGCAAACCTgaggatttttgttttccagcagcaggctggagaTCCTTTTGAACCTTGTGAGTGAAGCAAACTCTGCAATACCTTTTTGAGAGTGCAGTGAAGAGGACAGGGAAGAAGAAAGCTTTGATCCAGCAGACTGGGGCAGATGCCACGAGGGCAATTTGGAATTCCtgactgggagagctgggacctttcccagctcagcagcagctgctgagcaggaagCTGCTCGCTGAGCCCCGCAGAGAGGAGGGATAAGCCTGTAGCAGGGTCCCAGATGAGAacagctcagctctggctgcttcTGAGGGGTTTTGTT
Protein-coding sequences here:
- the BRI3 gene encoding membrane protein BRI3, translated to MDSKPLLQERPPAYSPAAPGAPGYDYGHGNYGAIPAPQPGFQPPPPYSYPGAAAAPGYAVPPPTSQPNYSSTYTIIQQPATTTTSVVVVGGCPACRVGVLEDTFTCLGVLCAIVFFPIGILFCLALRQRRCPNCGAAFG